The following are encoded together in the Adhaeribacter arboris genome:
- a CDS encoding phage tail tape measure protein: MATSKEQRIVEIIINGQQANASLKEMNAAAAVMWNQLQKMSKDDPGRAQLNKDFLQLKNTINATKAEMLGMSKASGFMSQAWSTALGVFMGGGIQQVFTSIIGWFKEASTEAKGFEKALSSLSALTGLAGDDLQYLADQSEKTGDKLHMSAEAVLNAYKVMGSAKPELLGNKEALAAITEQAIILSRAAEMELGPASTALAESLNQFGEGADQAGRYINVMAAGAKEGASEINETAAALKNSGTVAAAANISFEATNAVIQSLSTVAIKGGEAGTGLKNVLLTLQSGADEFNPKVVGLEKALSNLGKQNLSTAELAKMFGKENVVVAQHMVNNRGEIERLTKAMTGTNTAYEQAATNMDNLEGDMQSLDSATASLKITIGNGLNVVIREGVQFLTTLVLALKEAPQFIRENWDAISLLAVAVVTLNANNIRAAASTLAMEVAEKRRTIATRASAAAQWVINAAMNANPIGLVIAAVAALAGGFMLLYNRSEAVRGGVAGVWNAFKELLSIAGDIVSFLVNPIKNAGKIKEIMNAGDRLGKAFSDGYHGKIAEERAKQEKTDQAKHEQNKTVAKTKGQELGKATGDGFAASLKGLSIQALKDMLENETDKTHKSLIRKQIAHLKEKEKLQNQELKQEEKHQKELEKANEKFLKTSQQSDLEFQQLKIDMMQDGIDKVLAKLRLQHSKELLELEKHKKDVLANIGATESEKQALLASIEEQKKMKEAELRQAEEEATKTEAKKLRDDYFKGLEEKQALEAEYTENEFLQKQANFDGQVVRTIEAEQARDLALLEQKEATAQLKLASLERSGQGESAQALKLKNEILRYDNERTTKLRDNEEKLTKVKNDLARMQITKAQEALQVGIDLLGKDTAARKVAVTAHKAFSIGKIAIDLREEIQAIWKHANENPINAIIPGSGNVIAGVQTALAVGRAIKSTKEVTAQQFYGGGMTKKDGNPALIKMMERNGIWEMASGQTGGRIGTFAEGGMVNDARLGLIGEKGAELVIPNWMIKSPKYANTVAYLEAERQKGITAFATGGPTREESLSTGRIEAENSAITPFEQAMLAELKQMKEEIIKWPKTLQVHNNVGDTQEKIQLLNEIREMSQA; this comes from the coding sequence ATGGCAACCTCGAAAGAACAACGCATAGTTGAAATCATCATTAATGGTCAGCAGGCAAATGCCTCCTTAAAGGAGATGAATGCCGCGGCGGCCGTGATGTGGAATCAACTCCAAAAAATGAGCAAGGATGATCCGGGCCGGGCGCAACTCAACAAGGATTTTCTGCAGCTAAAAAATACCATTAATGCTACCAAGGCGGAAATGCTGGGCATGAGCAAAGCCTCCGGCTTTATGAGCCAGGCCTGGTCAACTGCCTTGGGAGTTTTTATGGGGGGAGGTATTCAACAAGTTTTTACTTCCATTATTGGCTGGTTCAAGGAAGCTTCAACGGAAGCCAAAGGCTTTGAAAAAGCCTTGAGTAGTTTATCGGCCCTCACCGGTTTAGCGGGCGATGATCTGCAGTACCTGGCGGATCAATCCGAAAAAACCGGCGATAAGCTGCACATGAGTGCGGAAGCCGTTTTGAATGCTTATAAGGTAATGGGTAGTGCTAAGCCCGAGTTGTTAGGTAATAAAGAAGCCTTAGCGGCCATTACCGAGCAAGCCATTATTTTATCCCGGGCGGCTGAAATGGAGCTGGGTCCAGCGTCCACGGCCCTGGCCGAGTCCTTAAATCAATTTGGGGAAGGCGCCGATCAGGCCGGCCGCTACATCAACGTCATGGCAGCCGGCGCCAAAGAAGGTGCCTCCGAGATTAACGAAACGGCAGCGGCTTTGAAAAACTCCGGTACCGTGGCTGCGGCCGCCAACATTAGTTTTGAAGCTACTAACGCCGTTATTCAGTCTTTATCTACCGTAGCCATCAAAGGCGGCGAAGCGGGTACCGGCTTGAAGAATGTCTTGCTCACTCTCCAGAGTGGCGCCGATGAGTTTAACCCGAAAGTAGTCGGCTTAGAAAAAGCGCTCAGTAATCTGGGTAAACAAAACCTGAGTACCGCCGAGCTAGCAAAAATGTTCGGTAAAGAAAACGTGGTAGTGGCCCAGCACATGGTCAACAACCGAGGAGAAATCGAGCGACTGACCAAGGCCATGACCGGTACCAACACGGCTTACGAACAGGCAGCCACCAACATGGATAATTTGGAAGGGGACATGCAAAGCCTGGATTCCGCTACTGCTTCCTTAAAAATTACCATCGGCAACGGATTAAATGTGGTGATCCGAGAAGGCGTACAATTCTTAACCACTCTTGTATTAGCTCTTAAAGAAGCACCTCAATTTATCCGCGAAAATTGGGACGCCATCTCGTTATTGGCAGTGGCAGTTGTAACCTTGAACGCGAATAACATCCGGGCGGCAGCGAGTACACTGGCCATGGAAGTTGCCGAGAAAAGAAGAACCATTGCTACCCGGGCCAGTGCGGCCGCGCAGTGGGTGATTAATGCCGCCATGAATGCCAATCCCATCGGCTTAGTCATTGCGGCTGTAGCTGCTCTGGCAGGTGGTTTTATGCTCTTGTATAACCGAAGTGAAGCCGTCCGGGGCGGAGTGGCCGGGGTCTGGAATGCGTTTAAAGAATTGCTCAGCATTGCGGGAGATATAGTTTCTTTCCTTGTCAATCCCATTAAAAATGCCGGCAAAATCAAAGAAATTATGAATGCCGGCGATCGGCTGGGGAAAGCTTTTAGCGACGGCTATCACGGTAAAATTGCCGAAGAACGAGCCAAGCAGGAAAAAACAGACCAGGCCAAGCACGAACAAAATAAAACGGTGGCTAAAACCAAAGGCCAGGAACTAGGCAAAGCCACCGGTGATGGTTTTGCTGCTTCGCTCAAAGGGTTAAGTATTCAGGCGTTGAAGGATATGTTGGAGAACGAAACCGATAAAACCCACAAAAGTTTAATTCGGAAGCAAATTGCGCACTTGAAAGAAAAAGAAAAGCTCCAGAACCAAGAACTAAAGCAAGAGGAAAAGCATCAAAAAGAACTGGAGAAAGCCAACGAAAAATTTTTAAAAACGAGTCAGCAATCCGACCTCGAATTTCAGCAGTTAAAAATAGATATGATGCAGGACGGCATTGATAAAGTGCTGGCCAAACTCCGCCTGCAGCACAGCAAAGAGTTGCTGGAACTGGAGAAACATAAGAAAGATGTTTTAGCCAATATTGGGGCAACGGAATCGGAAAAACAGGCTCTACTCGCCTCCATTGAAGAACAGAAAAAAATGAAGGAGGCCGAGTTACGGCAAGCTGAGGAAGAAGCGACAAAGACGGAAGCAAAAAAGCTGCGCGATGATTATTTCAAAGGCCTGGAGGAAAAACAAGCCCTGGAAGCGGAATATACCGAGAACGAATTCCTGCAGAAACAAGCCAACTTTGATGGCCAGGTTGTCCGGACCATTGAAGCGGAACAAGCCCGGGATCTGGCGTTGCTGGAACAAAAAGAAGCGACGGCTCAGCTCAAGCTGGCCTCCCTGGAAAGATCCGGCCAGGGAGAATCCGCCCAGGCGCTCAAACTTAAAAATGAGATTCTGCGCTACGACAACGAGCGGACTACTAAACTCCGCGACAATGAGGAAAAGCTGACGAAAGTAAAGAACGATCTGGCCCGGATGCAAATTACCAAAGCTCAGGAAGCGTTGCAGGTAGGCATTGATTTGTTGGGTAAAGATACCGCTGCCCGGAAAGTGGCCGTGACGGCGCACAAAGCTTTTAGCATTGGTAAGATCGCCATTGATTTACGGGAAGAAATCCAGGCCATCTGGAAACATGCTAACGAGAACCCGATAAATGCCATCATTCCGGGATCTGGTAACGTCATCGCCGGCGTTCAAACCGCCTTGGCGGTAGGCCGCGCCATAAAGAGTACCAAGGAAGTAACCGCGCAGCAGTTCTATGGGGGTGGTATGACCAAAAAAGATGGCAATCCGGCTTTGATTAAAATGATGGAACGCAACGGTATCTGGGAAATGGCTAGTGGCCAAACCGGTGGCCGGATCGGCACCTTTGCGGAGGGCGGCATGGTAAACGATGCCCGACTCGGGCTTATTGGCGAAAAGGGAGCGGAGCTAGTGATACCTAACTGGATGATCAAGTCTCCTAAGTACGCCAATACTGTCGCTTACCTGGAGGCGGAGCGGCAGAAAGGAATAACGGCTTTTGCCACCGGTGGTCCTACCCGGGAGGAATCTTTATCTACTGGCCGTATTGAGGCGGAAAATTCAGCTATTACTCCTTTTGAACAAGCCATGCTGGCTGAGTTAAAACAAATGAAGGAGGAAATTATTAAATGGCCTAAAACTTTGCAAGTGCACAATAACGTGGGCGACACCCAGGAGAAGATTCAACTACTCAACGAGATTCGGGAAATGTCTCAGGCCTAA
- a CDS encoding SprB repeat-containing protein — MASVASINFSFRHNSIGLGNYFELRLFGNLVRFTSASTTNAANREFGISSGAGAAANALLQLIQDYIAANGAGQYTAEFTRIGEGPSQENPDDYFVYLFVVQATQLGSAFNFTGSTASGPDWLIGYSDSTADTLSATYTSSLATCFASSTGSILVTVTGGEGPFTYLWSDGATTKDRSLVPAGTYQLVITDSSGQSFSFSAEVGQNSRIEVQVTKGDASIALTVSGGVAPYTYLWEDGSTAATRENISPGNYSCTVTDSIGCQLVVPINFGQEQFFYSRNPVTLELQALDPLTKPNLTFLCEVWLEKEYLSGTFEKITAEPLEQPADTDGKTIFNVRRLLDVYLEPHFPTFGQAEISRADSCFKRFYLKHTEKYGNPPVPSSFSQVDYRYVVIGGLDLPEYYAQTFFTSYLVKRKPFFTWDLPVKSVFSDQPEYLYFMPLSLTTTSFTVRVKVYYQNSNPQTYDLFTQQDVNRFELYCVPAGHDLLALPAKKPGSPIESWDIFVQDQAGTIISETRRFVLDTRYFRRKRYLLYANSVGGINTLAALGETKSKLDPEIQQLERIITPDYNPERGEVAITDKYLKPSLELTTGNRSRQEIASLTDFVLTREARLVGADRYLAGTFAAKNVVLDDESEEVSYIDFEFVLPKMYNYTPALRLAGYLDEASTTEPRAPW, encoded by the coding sequence ATGGCTTCCGTTGCTTCCATAAATTTTAGCTTTCGCCACAATAGTATTGGCCTGGGCAACTACTTTGAGTTGCGCTTATTTGGCAACCTGGTGCGGTTCACCTCCGCCTCTACTACCAATGCGGCTAATCGGGAATTTGGTATTTCTTCCGGAGCCGGAGCCGCTGCCAATGCTTTACTGCAGTTAATTCAAGATTACATTGCGGCGAATGGTGCCGGGCAATACACCGCTGAATTTACCCGCATTGGCGAGGGCCCCAGCCAGGAAAATCCGGATGACTACTTTGTTTACCTTTTTGTGGTGCAAGCCACCCAGTTGGGGTCGGCTTTTAACTTCACGGGCAGTACGGCTTCCGGACCTGACTGGCTGATTGGCTACAGCGATTCGACAGCAGACACCTTATCGGCCACCTATACTTCTTCCTTGGCCACGTGCTTCGCCTCCAGTACTGGTTCTATCCTGGTAACCGTTACGGGAGGTGAAGGCCCCTTCACTTATCTCTGGTCCGATGGCGCTACCACCAAAGATCGCTCCCTGGTACCGGCCGGCACCTACCAGCTGGTGATTACCGATAGTTCCGGGCAAAGCTTTTCTTTTTCGGCGGAGGTAGGCCAGAATTCCCGCATCGAAGTGCAGGTGACCAAGGGCGATGCTTCTATCGCTTTAACGGTATCGGGAGGAGTAGCGCCTTACACCTATTTATGGGAAGACGGCAGCACGGCAGCTACCCGGGAAAACATCAGCCCGGGAAATTATTCCTGCACCGTCACGGACTCAATTGGCTGCCAGCTAGTGGTGCCCATTAATTTTGGGCAAGAGCAGTTTTTTTACTCCCGCAACCCGGTGACCCTGGAGTTGCAGGCCTTGGATCCATTGACGAAGCCGAACCTGACTTTCCTCTGCGAAGTGTGGCTGGAGAAAGAATACCTATCCGGTACTTTCGAGAAAATCACCGCTGAGCCATTGGAGCAGCCCGCTGATACGGACGGAAAAACCATTTTTAACGTGCGCCGGCTCCTGGATGTTTACCTGGAACCGCACTTTCCTACTTTTGGCCAGGCCGAAATTAGCCGGGCCGATAGCTGTTTTAAACGCTTTTATTTAAAGCACACCGAAAAGTACGGCAACCCGCCCGTACCTTCTTCCTTTTCCCAGGTGGATTACCGCTACGTGGTCATTGGCGGGCTGGATTTACCCGAATACTACGCGCAAACATTCTTTACCAGTTACCTGGTAAAGCGGAAGCCTTTTTTCACCTGGGATCTACCGGTAAAATCCGTGTTTAGTGACCAGCCGGAGTACTTGTATTTTATGCCCTTGAGCCTGACGACCACTAGTTTTACCGTCCGGGTAAAGGTCTATTACCAAAACAGTAATCCGCAAACCTACGATTTATTTACGCAGCAAGACGTCAATCGCTTTGAGTTGTACTGCGTGCCGGCTGGCCACGATCTGCTGGCGCTGCCAGCGAAGAAACCCGGCAGTCCGATTGAGAGTTGGGATATTTTTGTGCAGGATCAGGCTGGCACCATCATTTCGGAAACCCGGCGCTTTGTGCTCGATACGCGTTACTTCCGGCGCAAGCGTTATTTGTTGTACGCCAACAGCGTGGGCGGTATTAATACCCTGGCAGCTCTAGGGGAAACGAAAAGTAAACTGGATCCGGAGATTCAGCAGCTCGAGCGCATCATCACGCCCGACTACAATCCGGAGCGGGGCGAAGTAGCCATTACCGATAAATACCTCAAACCAAGTTTAGAATTAACCACCGGCAACCGGTCGCGGCAGGAAATTGCCAGCCTCACCGATTTTGTGCTCACCCGCGAAGCTCGCCTGGTAGGAGCCGACCGCTACCTGGCCGGCACCTTCGCCGCCAAAAACGTGGTGCTGGATGATGAAAGTGAAGAGGTAAGCTACATTGATTTTGAATTCGTGCTGCCGAAAATGTACAACTACACGCCGGCTCTACGTCTGGCCGGCTACCTGGATGAGGCTTCCACTACTGAACCCCGCGCTCCATGGTAG